The following DNA comes from Methylophilus sp. 5.
CAGGTGAGACTTTAATGCCACGCGGCCTGTCGCCGTACTCGTGTGTAGAGACGGTTTTGATCAACTCGCCAGTCTCAATGTTATGCACCGTTACCGTATTGTCCGCTTCGTTAGTAATCACCAGTTGCTTGCCGTCGGCCGAAAACTCCACCCCTTCGGTTTCTGGGCCGCCAGTGATTTCACGAATCTTTTCACCTTTGGTTAAATCCACCACCGCGATTTTGGCCGGGATTTTTTCATCGTCATCATCATCGTCTTCTTCGTGCTTTTCACCCGGTTTAGGCGGCGGCCCGGCTTTGGCGCTAGGCTCAGACGAAACAAATGCAAAATTACCGCTCACACGTACAAACTCAGGGTTTTTACCAACCTCAATCTGTTTAACCACTTCGCCCGTGGCGGTATCAATCACAGAAATACTGCCATTTTCACGCGTGGCAACCACCAGCTGTTTACCATCGTCGGTCACAGCCAGGCCGCGCGGACCGTTTGCTTTGACATCGAACTGCCTGGTGACCTGCATGGTCGCCAGATCAATCACATTCACGCCTGCATCTTGCGTGGAAACGTAAGCTACAGCCGCAGAAGCTGCCTCGGCGGCTGGCGCTGCAGCTTCTGCCGCAGGCTCTTCCTGTTTGTTACAGGCCGCCACACTGGCAACCAATGCCAGCAACAGCAAGCTCATGCGCGTATGACGCGCCAATGATGAATTCAACATTTGCATTTATCTCCTGATTTTTTTATTAAAGCTTGACGATTCCAGCAAGAATCATACTCACGGCTAAATCGTTGCTCACCAACACCTTACACCTCGCGGCTGCGATACTTGGCTGAAAATAACCACCAAAATGGCTATATAAAACCAACTAACCCAAAAACAAACGATAGGCCGGATTCTGGCTTTCATCCCAATAAGGATAGCCAAGTTGCTGCAAAAACTGCTCAAAGGCGGCCTTATCGTCGGGTGGCACCTGCATCCCTACCAGTACGCGGCCAAAATCGGCGCCATGATTACGGTAGTGAAACAAACTGATGTTCCAGTTGTGACCCATGGATTCGAGAAAGTTCATTAACGCACCTGGTTTCTCCGGGAACTCAAAGCGGTAAACCACCTCATGTTGCGCCTGTGGCGCATGCCCGCCCACCAAGTGGCGCAAATGTAACTTGGCCATTTCGTTGTCACTCAAATTCAATGTTGGCAAGCCAGCGGCACTCAGGCCACTGGCAATATCAGCCGCTTCAGCCGGGTTATGCACGGCCAGGCCCACAAAAATATGCGCCTGGCGGCTGTCCGCAAAACGGTAATTGAATTCAGTGATATTGCGATTACCCAACTGGCGACAAAATGCTTTAAAAGCGCCCGGCGCTTCAGGAATCGTCACCGCAAATACGGCCTCGCGGTGCTCACCCAACTCGGCCCGCTCAGCAATAAAACGCAGGCGGTCAAAGTTCATATTGGCGCCAGAGGCGACCGCAATCATGGTTTTGCCTTGCAACTGGTGTTTTTCACTGTAGGCTTTAAGCCCGGCTAACGCCAAGGCACCGGCAGGTTCAAGAATACTGCGCGTGTCTTCAAACACATCTTTAATCGCTGCGCACACTTCATCATTGTCGACCACAATCATGTCATCAACATATTGCTGCACCAGGGCAAAGGTATGCTCACCCACCTGCTTCACCGCAGCACCATCGGCAAACAGCCCAACTTGCTCCAGCATGACCCGCTGGCCAATTTTCAATGACTCGGTCATAGCTTCAGCATCTTGCGCTTCTACGCCAATGACTTTGATCTCTGGCCGCACCGCTTTGATATAGGCCGCAATACCCGCCAACAGGCCGCCACCGCCCACACAGCAGAAAATGGCTTCTATTGGCTCAGGATGATCCTGCACGATTTCGAGCGCGATTGTACCCTGACCGGCAATCACATCCGGGTCATCATACGGGTGTACGAAGGTGAGGCCTTCGGTCTTCTCAACCTCCAGCGCATGCGCATAGGCATCCGAATAGCTGTCACCAAATAACACTACTTCAGCCCCACGCGCACGCACGGCGTTCACTTTAATGGCTGGCGTGGTGGTCGGCATCACAATCACCGCGCGGCAGCCCATCTTTTGGGCGCTGAGCGCGACGCCTTGTGCATGATTACCGGCGCTGGCGCAAATCACGCCGCGCGCCAATGCATCGGGCGGCAAATGGGCCATCTTGTTGTAAGCGCCACGCAGCTTAAATGAGAAGACTGGCTGCATATCTTCGCGCTTTAAGAGCACCCGATTTTTAGCGCGGGCAGACAGATTAGGCATCTCATCGAGCGGTGTGTGCCTGGCCACGGCATAGACTTGAGAGTGTTCGATTTTTTCGCGGTAATTGATGGTCATGAAATACGTTAAGATTTTAAAACCGCAGGGTTGCAGTGTATGATAGAGAATTGTTTGTATTATAAAGAATTAATCAAGGATTGAAGCAAATGGCATTGGATAAAGCACAACAAGATGCACTAAAACTCGAAGTGGCAAAAGCCGCAGTGACGTATGTAAAAGACGGTATTATCGGCGTGGGCACCGGCTCTACTGCCAACTTTTTTATCGACGAACTGGCTAAAGTAAAACACAAAATCACCGGTGCGGTTGCCAGCTCTGAAGCCACCGCGCAGCGCCTGCGTGGTCACGGCATTGAGGTGTTTGATTTGAACAGTGTCGACAGCCTGGATATTTATGTCGACGGTGCCGATGAAATCACCGAACACATGCACATGCTCAAAGGCGGCGGCGGCGCATTGACCCGTGAAAAAATCGTCGCAGCAGTGGCTAAATCATTTATCTGTATCTGTGATGAAAGCAAATTCGTGCCAGTGTTAGGCAAGTTTCCGCTGCCAGTAGAAGTGTTGCCAATGGCACGCAGCCATGTGGCGCGCGAATTGGTAAAACTGGGCGGCCAGCCACAGCTGCGTGATTTCACCACCGATAACGGCAACCTGATCCTGGACGTGCACGGCTTGACCATTAGCGACCCGGTTGCACTGGAAGCCAAAATCAACGCCATCGTTGGCGTGGTCACCAATGGCCTGTTTGCCGCACGCGCCGCGAATGTGCTGCTGCTGGCCACCCCTAACGGTGTCAAGACACTGACGAAGTAGTTGCGAAATTATCATGAAGTTGTCATATTGTGCTGGTAACCTGCATCGGCACAATAATTAGGAAAATTTGTCATGCAATTTGAACATACCTCTAAGCAATACGATGTAGAACTGGAATCGGTACGCGCCAAGGTTCTGGAAATGGGGGGGCTGGTTGAGCAGCAGATTGTCAATGCGCTGGAGGCACTGACCAGTGCCGACGTCAACCTGGCCAAAGATGTGATGGAGCGTGACACCCGCGTCAACGCACTTGAAGTACAAGTCGACGAAGATTGCAGCCATATCATCGCCCGCAGACAACCTGCCGCCCGTGATTTGCGCATGATCATGATGATGGTTAAAACCATCACCGACCTTGAGCGTATTGGTGATGAGGCCACCAAAATTGCCCGTACGGCCCAGCGCATTTACGAACAAGACCGCATGTACAAACCGCGATTTAACGAGATTAAATCCATGGTCGGCATTGTGCGCGAAATGCTGCGCACGTCACTCGATTCGTTTGCGCGCCTGGATGTCAGCCAAACCGTAGAAGTGGCCAAACAAGACGAGCAAGTTGACGAGCAGTTCCGTGCGGCTATGCGTCAGCTGATTACCTTTATGCTGGAAGACCCACGCACCATCTCCATGTCACTGGAAGTGCTGTTTGTGGCCAAAGCGATTGAGCGTATTGGCGATCACGCTAAAAACATCTCTGAATATGTCGTCTACATGGTGAAAGGCAAAGATGTGCGCCACACCAGCCTGGAAGATATTCAGCGCGAAACGCAATCTTAAGATGTGTCACACAACAAAAAAGCACTCTCAGGAGTGCTTTTTTAATGCTGGCCCTCAATTACGCGCTGGGTGGCACGTAACCGCTGGCAGTATCAGCGCCATCGCCAAAAAAGTACTTTTCAGTTTGCTCGGCCAAATATTTTCTAGCGCTGGCATCTGCCAGGCTCAACCGATTTTCGTTGACCAGCATGGTTTGTTGCTTCAACCAGCCCGCCCAAGCCTCTTTGGACACGTGCATATAAATCTTTTTGCCCAACTCACCGGGATAAGGCGGAAAATCCATGCCATCAAGTTCTTTGCCCAGTTTCACACATTGCACCAATCTTGCCATGTTCGTTCCTCACTACACTGCTAAAAGCGCTATCATAGCGCATGTTAAAATCTGATGTCGCAATTTAGAGATAATCCATGCAAAACAATCAACCACCCAGCCACCAGGAAAGTCCGTTTAAAGGCAAAACCGGTGTTCGTCGCTTAATCAATGCCTTTGGCTACTCTATGGACGGCTTTAAAGCGGCCTATCAGCATGAGGATGCCTTCCGCCAGGAGGTCTGGCTCTCGCTGGTACTGATTCCACTGGCTTTTTATCTCGAAGCCGAAGCCTTGCACCGCATATTGATGGTCGGCAGCGTGCTGCTGGTGATGATCGTCGAATTGTTAAACTCGGCCGTAGAAGCGGTAGTTGACCGCGTGTCTATTGAACGCCATGCCCTGGCCAAACGTGCCAAAGATATTGGCAGCGCTGCAGTATTATTGGCGCTAATTAATCTAGCCGTCGTTTGGGGATTGATTTTGCTTGGCTAAGCCCAAGCGCAGGTAATTAAAAAAGGTTGGCTATGCCAACCTTTTTTAATTGAGTACTCAACCCTTAAAAATCAGCCCTGGCACCAACCAGAATAGACCGCGCACCCGCAGGCGAAATATCTTTGAGAAAAGACGCGTGCTCGCGGATCTCGTCATTGAGCAGGTTATTGGCCTTGGCAAACAGCTCTACGTGATACTTCACCGGCAGCTTGAACGCAACTAATGCGCTCAGGTTGGTATAGCCATCGGTTTTCAACTCATTTTGCGCAACATCGTTTTGCTTGAACGCGTGCAACACATCCATCCGCGCGTTCCAGTTACCCAGATGGTAGTCCAGGCCGCCGCCTAAACGCAATGGCGAGATACGCGGTAGATATTCATTGTTTCGCGTATCTTTGGCATGTACATAGTCACCGCGTAATTTAAGCGCCCACTCATCATTCAAGGCAAACTTACCCTCTAGCTCAAGACCTTTAAACAGCGCGGGGACGGCCCTAAACTCGGCTTCTGGCAATAAGTCCCCCCCCACCAGCACGTCATTGCCGGTATTAAACAAACCAATAAAGTTTTGAAACTTGGTTGCATAGGCGCCCAAGGTCACACTGTGGCCGCCCGACTTCCATTTTAGTTGCGCATCAATGCCATTAGAGCGTTCTTTTTTGAGCTGGGTGCTACCCACCTCAAATTGACCAGTCGCGATATGCGCGCCGTTGGCATATAACTCAAAATAACTCGGCGCGCGTTCATTGTGGGAGAGATTAAACGTAGTGCTCCAGCGATCATTGATTGCGTATAAGCCACCTAAGGCAAAGCTGCTCGGATTAAAGCGCTTGTTTTGTCCGGCACCAAACGTGGCATTGTCTGCCGAATTGACGGCGGTTTCACCTGTGCGTCCGCCAAACGTTATTTTGTGCTGTTGAATCGCATATTCTTCATATAAATACACAGACTGGTCTTGCGTCGTCACCCCAGGCACAAAAGCCTCTTCACCCAGCGCCTGAAAGCGCGTATTTTGAAATTGATACCCCAACACACCATTGATGCCGGCCACCGGCAGATGCGTTGCTTCCAGGCTACCCTGCACACCGCGGTTTTTAAAAGTGGTGCCGACGACACCATCTTCTAGCTCGACGTGTTGATAATCAGTGTGCGCCATACGCAATTTAAGTTTTTGGATAGGGCCTCGCAACTCACGCACTTCACCCGCCACTTCAAGGCGTTTATTTTGCATGTCTATGCGCACGTTTTCTTCAGCCACGGTGCCATAGTTATTATTAGAGTCGGCATAAGACACACCAAGGTAACCCGTGTCAAAGGTCCAGGCTGCACCTAAGGCACCGCCATTGGCCAACGCATCACTATTGACCAGCTTGCCCTTATTTTCGCGAGCGGTGCCATCGGCCCGGCTTTTACGCTTAGAGACAGCATAGCCAGGGATGTCCAGGTCACTGGTTTCGCGGCTGTAGACATCGGCATGCAATGCAAAAGTGCCGTTACCAACATCAACCACAGCTGCGCCGTTACGCGTGTTATCCGGCCCGCCAAAACGCGCCTCGGCACGGCCGGTATAGCCATTTAATGACTCTTTGGGAATACGGTGGTCAATCGCGTTGACCACGCCGCCCATCGCGCTGCCACCATATAGCAACGCTGCTGGCCCACGCACCACGTCAATTTGTTCAATAATCAGCGGGTCTATGCCAACAGCATGGTCAAAACTCAGTGAGGAGGCATCGAGCACGCCCACCCCGTTTTGCATAATGCGCACGCGCTCGCCATCCAAGCCACGGATAATCGGGCGCGAAGCATTGGGGCCAAACTGTGTCGCAGTCACACCAGGGATGCCGTTAAGCGTTTCACCCAGCGTTCCTTGCCGGCGCAGGCTTAACTCACGCCCGCTAATGACAGAGACCGGGACGACCATGTCATCGGAGGCGACCCCCAAAGGATTACCCGTCACTGGCACTTGGTCCAGATCTATCGTGGCCGCGTTATCGCCCGCAGTGGCGATCATCGGCGTGGTTAGGGCGGCCATCATTGCCAGCCATAGCGGTTTTTGACGCCAGGCATGTGGCGCCATGTGTTTGATCATATTCATTGCTTGTTCCAGACATGATAGAGACAGTGCTTGCATGCACTGCACTCAAAATAAATAAGCGCCAGACCAGGCAGCAAATGCCAGTCAGGACGCGAGATTAATTAATCAGGCTGAAATAATGAAGGGCGGGGCGCGTGCAGAATAAACCGCAATGCGATAGGTGTTCACCGCTATAACAGCGGTGGTAGGGATAGCAAAGCTGGTGAGTGGCGGCAAATGCCACTGTGGCGTTTGGGTGAGTGTACCGGCGGCATGCGCCAGGCTGACACATAATGCACAAGGCTCATTGCCCTGTTTTTTGTCAGGTTGCGACTGCTGTGTCAGCTCGTTGATATGGCTGATTTCGTGCGTGACAATGCCAGTTTGCGCAATGGCAAACAGCACCGACAGCAGAAAGTAGACATAAAAACGCTTTAACATATTGAATATATTAACATATATTTATGACAACTGAATGAACGACGCTGGTTACCGCAACAGTGCGCCAATCATCGCCTCAACAGCATCAGCGTTTTGCAACGGCACATAGCCGCCCTCCAGCAGCCAGACCATACGCCCTTGGGCATAAGTCTCGGCCAATTGCTTAAGACGCGTGGCGACCTCGCCATAGCCGCGATCAGAATATTGCAATGCGCCTAAACGATCCCCCGCGTGTGCATCCAGCCCGGCCGAGACCATGATTAACTGCGGCCGAAACTGGCGCATGGCAGGCACCAGCTGCTGGTCTAAGGCGCGTAAAAGAATGTGTTCATCACTGCTGGGAGGCACATCTACATTCATCGTATAGCCAGTGCCAGCGCCCACCCCTTTCTCTGAGGCACGACCACTCCCGGGATACAAGGGATGCTGATGGGCACTAAAATAAAAGACGCTGTTATCGGCCTCAAAAATCGCCTGCGTGCCATTGCCATGATGCACGTCGATATCAACAATTAAAATACGTTGAATCGCATAATGCTGCTGCGCATAGCGTGCAGCGACAGCGATATGATTGGTCAGGCAAAACCCCATGCCGCGCTCACGCGTCGCATGATGTCCAGGTGGGCGCACTAGTGCAAAGGCTACAGGGGACTGCTGGTGCATAACAGCATCCACCCCCGCCATGCCTGCGCCAGACGCCAGCATGGCCACCGCCACCGAATGCGCAGATATTACGGTGTCACCCGTGCTGAGTAGCCGGTGCTCGCCAGGCTTAACGCCTGCCTGTTCCGCATCGAGCAACTCGACATAAGCTGGACTGTGTACGCGGAGTAAATCGGCGCGCGTTGCAGCAGAAAATGTGGGCCAGCGTAACCATGGCTTTAATGATGCACTATGCTGTAATCGCTCAACAATCGCACTGACGCGCTGCGCCTGCTCCGGGTGGTCTGGCCCGGTGTCGTGCAACTCAAAACGAGCGTCATACAATATGGTGATCGCGGCCTGATCAGGCCTATCATCAGCTTCATGAGCAGCCGCATCAGGCATGCAAGACGGCACAATGCTCAGCAAAAGAAGGGGAACAGTTAGCCGCATGGACGGTTGCCAAAGAGGTGTATTCGTCAAATTGTAGAAACTTACCCGGCCGATGGCAAGCAAGCCAGCGCTTGAAGTATGCGCTTATAGATTAACAACGCGTTTAGGCGCAATACGGCCATCACGCTGTTGTACGCCGAGGCCCAAAAATAGGCCAGCCTCACTATAAATGCGCAGCTCACCTGCTGGAATAGTGCCAGACACCCACACCGGATTGCCCTGCTTGAAATAATAAGCGGCGTCTTCTTGCAGCAATATTTTTGGTAAGACGGTAATCGCCGTATCTACCGGCAGCAACAGCGCATCACGCTGCTCAGCGGTCATCTGTTCCAATGCCTCAATCGTCACCGTATGTGCCAATTGATAAGTGGCCGTCGCCGTGCGGCGCAACGCCGTTAAATGGCCGCCTGCCTGCAAAACGTTACCGATATCCTCACCCAAGGTGCGAATATAAGTGCCTTTGCTACAACACACTTCAATCTCAGCACTATTGTCGACGCAACTAAGTACACGCAACGCATGAATGGTCACCTGGCGTGGCGCACGCACCAACTCAACGCCATCGCGTGCATACTCATACAAAGGTTTGCCGTTCACTTTGAGTGCCGAATACATAGGCGGCACTTGTGTAATCAGGCCCATAAACTGTGGCAACACTGCTTCAATGTCTGCACGGGTGATATGGCAATCGACCTGGCTGACCACCTCCCCCTCTTTATCGCCGGTGGTGGTGCTCACGCCAAACTTGACGGTAGCAACATAGGTTTTATTTTCATCAGTTAAATACTGGGCAAACTTGGTTGCCTCACCGAGGCAAATCGGCAACACGCCGGTTGCCAGAGGATCCAAGGTGCCGGTATGGCCTGCTTTTTGGGCCTGGTATAACCATTTAACCTTTTGCAAGGCCTGGTTAGAAGAAAAGCCAAACGGCTTGTCGAGCAGCAACACGCCGTTAACGGCGCGTTTAATGCGTTTGGTTTGCATAGCGCTTATTCTTGCGGAGGGGTGTCGGACAATGCTTGATGGATGAGCTTGTCCATGTGCATGCCGCGGTCTATGGATTCGTCATAGACAAAATGTAATTGCGGCATGGTACGTAGCATCATGCGCTTGCCCAACTGTGAGCGTAAAAAGCCTGCGGCTTTTTCCAGACCGGCCTGCAAGCCTTTGCTGTTTTTTGCAGCGGTGTAAAAGACTTTGGCATGCGCCATGTCACCAGTCACCTCAACCCCGGTCAAGGTGACCATGTGTACACGCGGATCTTTGACCTCAAACATGAGCAAATCCGCCAGTTCACGGCGCATTTGCTCTGAGACACGGTCAGTTCTTGAAAATGCTTTAGCCATTACAGCGTTCTAGCCACTTCAACGACTTCGTAGACTTCAAGAATATCGCCCACTTCGATCTCGTTGTAGTTTTTGAGTGACAAACCACATTCAAAGTTGTTTTTCACTTCTTTAACGTCATCTTTAAAGCGCTTCAGAGAGTCCAGCTCACCGGTATGAATAATCACATTGTTACGCAATACGCGCACTTTGGAGTTACGTTTAACCGAACCATCTTGCACATAACAACCTGCCACTGCACCCACTTTGGAGATGCGGTATACCTCGCGGATTTCTACCGTACCAATCATTTGCTCTTTTTGCTCTGGTGCCAACATGCCACCCAATGCCGCTTTGATCTCATCGACCGCTTCATAAATGATGTTGTAGTAGCGCAGGTCTACATCCAGATTTTCAACCAGCTTGCGGGCACCAGCATCGGCACGCACGTTAAAGCCAATCAACACCGCTTTAGAGGCCGCTGCCAGGTTGACGTCAGACTCACTGATTGCACCCACCGCCGTGTGGATAATATTCACGCGCACTTCGCTGGTAGACAGTTTTTGCAAGCTGGTGGTCAAGGCTTCGAAAGAACCCTGAACATCTGACTTGATAATCAGGTTCAGCGTTTGTACTGCGCCCTCACCCATATTTTCAAAGATATTTTCCAGTTTGGCCGCATGCTGTTTAGCCAGTTTCACATCACGGAACTTGCCTTGACGGAACAATGCAATTTCACGTGCCTTGCGCTCATCATTTAAGACAATGGTTTCTTCACCAGCACTCGGTACATCAGATAAACCAAGCACCTCTACCGGAATAGAAGGACCTGCCTCTTTAATGTCGTTGCCGTTTTCATCCAACATGGCACGTACGCGACCATAAGCAGTCCCCGCCAGCAGCATATCGCCGCGGCGTAAGATGCCGGACTGTACCAACACGGTAGTCACTGGACCACGGCCTTTATCCAGGCGACCTTCGATCACCAGGCCTGTGGCCGGTGTATTTTGTGATGCCATCAGCTCAAGGACTTCAGCCTGCAGTAACACCGCCTCTAATAACTCATCAATGCCTTTACCTGTTTTAGCTGACACTTCACGGAACATGGCTTCACCACCATACTCCTCCGGCACCACTTCATGCGTAATCAGTTCACTTTTGACGCGCTCAGGTTGCGCTTCGGGTTTATCGACCTTGTTGATCGCCACCACGATAGGCACATTACCCGCTTTGGCGTGGTGAATCGCTTCAATCGTTTGCGGCATCACGCCGTCATCGGCGGACACCACCAAAATCACAATATCGGTGGCCTTGGCACCGCGAGCACGCATGGCAGTAAACGCCTCGTGGCCCGGAGTATCAAGGAATGTCACCATACCGCGCGGTGTTTCGACGTGGTAGGCACCAATGTGCTGCGTAATGCCGCCCGCTTCGCCAGAGGCGACACGGCTGCGACGAATGTAATCTAGCAATGAAGTTTTACCATGGTCAACGTGACCCATCACGGTCACCACCGGTGGACGCGCTTGCATCACAGCCTCAACGCTCTCGGTCTCTTCCAGGAAGCTTTCCGGGTCATTTGCAGCAGCAGCTTGTGCTTTATGGCCCATTTCTTCAACCAGAATGATCGCTGTATCCTGATCCAACACCTGGTTAATGGTCACCATCATGCCCATTTTCATCAACGCCTTAATCACTTCTGCCGCTTTAACTGACATTTTGTGTGCCAGATCAGCGACTGAAATCGTTTCAGGCACCATGATCTCTTTGATCATCGGCTCTGTTGGCGCATTGAATGCGTGCTGATCATCTTTGCTTGATTTATGATGCTTGCCTTTAGGGGTACGCCAGCCTTGGGCCGCACCACCTGGAGCATCACCGCGTGTTTTAATGCCGCGTTTTTTGTTTTCGTTGTCAGTCCAGTCACGGTTATCGGTCTTGGCTTTTTTGTCTTTTGCTTCTGGTTTATCTGTCGGTTTATTGGCAGGCTTATGCAACGTGCCCTCAGACAACTTAGTCGGGACTGGCTTGTTTTTCGCCGCTTCTGCTTCTGCCTGGCGTTTAGCCTCTTCTTCGGCGCGGCGCAACGTCAATGCCTGCTTACGCTGCACATCCTCAGCCTGCAGGGCAGACAGTTTGGCCGCACGCACCGCCTCATGCTCACGCAAGGCGATTTCCTGCGCAGACAGCACAGCTGCTTTTTTCGCGACTACAGGCACTTCGGCCACGGGTGCGGGCTCAGCAGCAGGCGCTTCAACTGGCTCAGGCTCCGGCTCTGGCAATATCTCAGGCAGCTCTTCCACCACAGGCACTTCGGCCACGACCTCTTCAATCACTTCTGGCAGCTCTTCCAACGCCTCTGGCAACACGCTTTCGGTCTCTTCGTAAGCCGCATCTACTGGTTGGTCATAGCCAATTTCCGGACGCTCCAGCACGCGTTTTTTGCGCACTTCCACTTGAATCGTACGCGCCTTACCTGAACTATCGAGCTTTTTGATCTCGGTATTTTGTTTGCGTGTCAGTGTGATTTTATTTTTGGGGGCGTTTGCCGCACCATGCTCTTTACGCAAGTAATCCAGCAAGGCAGCCTTGTCAC
Coding sequences within:
- the truB gene encoding tRNA pseudouridine(55) synthase TruB — protein: MQTKRIKRAVNGVLLLDKPFGFSSNQALQKVKWLYQAQKAGHTGTLDPLATGVLPICLGEATKFAQYLTDENKTYVATVKFGVSTTTGDKEGEVVSQVDCHITRADIEAVLPQFMGLITQVPPMYSALKVNGKPLYEYARDGVELVRAPRQVTIHALRVLSCVDNSAEIEVCCSKGTYIRTLGEDIGNVLQAGGHLTALRRTATATYQLAHTVTIEALEQMTAEQRDALLLPVDTAITVLPKILLQEDAAYYFKQGNPVWVSGTIPAGELRIYSEAGLFLGLGVQQRDGRIAPKRVVNL
- the phoU gene encoding phosphate signaling complex protein PhoU; translation: MQFEHTSKQYDVELESVRAKVLEMGGLVEQQIVNALEALTSADVNLAKDVMERDTRVNALEVQVDEDCSHIIARRQPAARDLRMIMMMVKTITDLERIGDEATKIARTAQRIYEQDRMYKPRFNEIKSMVGIVREMLRTSLDSFARLDVSQTVEVAKQDEQVDEQFRAAMRQLITFMLEDPRTISMSLEVLFVAKAIERIGDHAKNISEYVVYMVKGKDVRHTSLEDIQRETQS
- the ilvA gene encoding threonine ammonia-lyase, biosynthetic, with protein sequence MTINYREKIEHSQVYAVARHTPLDEMPNLSARAKNRVLLKREDMQPVFSFKLRGAYNKMAHLPPDALARGVICASAGNHAQGVALSAQKMGCRAVIVMPTTTPAIKVNAVRARGAEVVLFGDSYSDAYAHALEVEKTEGLTFVHPYDDPDVIAGQGTIALEIVQDHPEPIEAIFCCVGGGGLLAGIAAYIKAVRPEIKVIGVEAQDAEAMTESLKIGQRVMLEQVGLFADGAAVKQVGEHTFALVQQYVDDMIVVDNDEVCAAIKDVFEDTRSILEPAGALALAGLKAYSEKHQLQGKTMIAVASGANMNFDRLRFIAERAELGEHREAVFAVTIPEAPGAFKAFCRQLGNRNITEFNYRFADSRQAHIFVGLAVHNPAEAADIASGLSAAGLPTLNLSDNEMAKLHLRHLVGGHAPQAQHEVVYRFEFPEKPGALMNFLESMGHNWNISLFHYRNHGADFGRVLVGMQVPPDDKAAFEQFLQQLGYPYWDESQNPAYRLFLG
- the rbfA gene encoding 30S ribosome-binding factor RbfA gives rise to the protein MAKAFSRTDRVSEQMRRELADLLMFEVKDPRVHMVTLTGVEVTGDMAHAKVFYTAAKNSKGLQAGLEKAAGFLRSQLGKRMMLRTMPQLHFVYDESIDRGMHMDKLIHQALSDTPPQE
- a CDS encoding diacylglycerol kinase, which gives rise to MQNNQPPSHQESPFKGKTGVRRLINAFGYSMDGFKAAYQHEDAFRQEVWLSLVLIPLAFYLEAEALHRILMVGSVLLVMIVELLNSAVEAVVDRVSIERHALAKRAKDIGSAAVLLALINLAVVWGLILLG
- a CDS encoding oxidative damage protection protein, with the protein product MARLVQCVKLGKELDGMDFPPYPGELGKKIYMHVSKEAWAGWLKQQTMLVNENRLSLADASARKYLAEQTEKYFFGDGADTASGYVPPSA
- a CDS encoding TonB-dependent receptor; the protein is MNMIKHMAPHAWRQKPLWLAMMAALTTPMIATAGDNAATIDLDQVPVTGNPLGVASDDMVVPVSVISGRELSLRRQGTLGETLNGIPGVTATQFGPNASRPIIRGLDGERVRIMQNGVGVLDASSLSFDHAVGIDPLIIEQIDVVRGPAALLYGGSAMGGVVNAIDHRIPKESLNGYTGRAEARFGGPDNTRNGAAVVDVGNGTFALHADVYSRETSDLDIPGYAVSKRKSRADGTARENKGKLVNSDALANGGALGAAWTFDTGYLGVSYADSNNNYGTVAEENVRIDMQNKRLEVAGEVRELRGPIQKLKLRMAHTDYQHVELEDGVVGTTFKNRGVQGSLEATHLPVAGINGVLGYQFQNTRFQALGEEAFVPGVTTQDQSVYLYEEYAIQQHKITFGGRTGETAVNSADNATFGAGQNKRFNPSSFALGGLYAINDRWSTTFNLSHNERAPSYFELYANGAHIATGQFEVGSTQLKKERSNGIDAQLKWKSGGHSVTLGAYATKFQNFIGLFNTGNDVLVGGDLLPEAEFRAVPALFKGLELEGKFALNDEWALKLRGDYVHAKDTRNNEYLPRISPLRLGGGLDYHLGNWNARMDVLHAFKQNDVAQNELKTDGYTNLSALVAFKLPVKYHVELFAKANNLLNDEIREHASFLKDISPAGARSILVGARADF
- a CDS encoding glutaminyl-peptide cyclotransferase, with amino-acid sequence MQMLNSSLARHTRMSLLLLALVASVAACNKQEEPAAEAAAPAAEAASAAVAYVSTQDAGVNVIDLATMQVTRQFDVKANGPRGLAVTDDGKQLVVATRENGSISVIDTATGEVVKQIEVGKNPEFVRVSGNFAFVSSEPSAKAGPPPKPGEKHEEDDDDDDEKIPAKIAVVDLTKGEKIREITGGPETEGVEFSADGKQLVITNEADNTVTVHNIETGELIKTVSTHEYGDRPRGIKVSPDGNTYLATLEFGNKFMVMDKDFNVVRTVDTAETPYGVAYDSKGERIFVATNKAKLLQVFDAKTFEKLKEVPTANRCWHFSFTPDNKNILLACGKSDAVLVIDAEKLEVTSQVEVKNMPWGVVTFPKAMGSLENVK
- a CDS encoding histone deacetylase; translation: MPDAAAHEADDRPDQAAITILYDARFELHDTGPDHPEQAQRVSAIVERLQHSASLKPWLRWPTFSAATRADLLRVHSPAYVELLDAEQAGVKPGEHRLLSTGDTVISAHSVAVAMLASGAGMAGVDAVMHQQSPVAFALVRPPGHHATRERGMGFCLTNHIAVAARYAQQHYAIQRILIVDIDVHHGNGTQAIFEADNSVFYFSAHQHPLYPGSGRASEKGVGAGTGYTMNVDVPPSSDEHILLRALDQQLVPAMRQFRPQLIMVSAGLDAHAGDRLGALQYSDRGYGEVATRLKQLAETYAQGRMVWLLEGGYVPLQNADAVEAMIGALLR
- the rpiA gene encoding ribose-5-phosphate isomerase RpiA; its protein translation is MALDKAQQDALKLEVAKAAVTYVKDGIIGVGTGSTANFFIDELAKVKHKITGAVASSEATAQRLRGHGIEVFDLNSVDSLDIYVDGADEITEHMHMLKGGGGALTREKIVAAVAKSFICICDESKFVPVLGKFPLPVEVLPMARSHVARELVKLGGQPQLRDFTTDNGNLILDVHGLTISDPVALEAKINAIVGVVTNGLFAARAANVLLLATPNGVKTLTK